One genomic window of Niveibacterium sp. SC-1 includes the following:
- a CDS encoding transporter substrate-binding domain-containing protein yields the protein MRGIRILAARALGLLAGVLLVVTLARAVEPSAAERAWLLQHPVVKVGVSRQAWSPVESIDAEGRYVGVSADYLARLMQDTGLRYEIHVEPDFTTVLAKLRKGELDLAPSAAMTAKRERFLHFTSPYLASRPVLISRKDLSDIDANASLAGRRIAVEQGFPIEDALGRLYPAAQPVRVIDTRAALRALAEGRVDAYVGLLAPAAWVIEHDMLSNLSVRGPVELDDGLRFAVRADARPLADLLNRSIAGMPQAQRDEILRRWTPVPVQLNEVAAPLALGDAAQAWIATHPSVRVGYIADYAPLAERAPDGSMRGLFRDQLDLLARRLGLRVGSLRAYSLAGLQTALREGEIDVAFGLSVSPQREQYAQFVGPLLVTPTVAISRADGAFFHDPAQYVGQRLAIKRGYFLEARLQRAYPGIRLQTHERLEEVLAAVAHGDADAAFTDLSAAVPALSGEYAGVLKVAGTWLDAPSEVHIAVRKDWPELADLFRQALDSLSPSEQYHLRERWLVPRYSFDLPWRRLMLLALPVLGGLLVVFGAVVLWNRRLRAEIDRRRALQAELVAARDAALDAADRLTLFLGALSHEIRTPMNGVTGLVDALSHSPLDDEQRYQLGVVARSARMALEILGDSLDLARAEAGRLQLDPRPTDVRLLAEDVAAMLAPLAAERRLSFQLAVAPELPLLMLDGLRLRQIMANLLTNALRYTERGFVRLEVRGEALGERRWRLRVDVRDSGPGIPEAAQRQLFLPFQTIGAPSQRGTGLGLAISRAMCEAMGGTLELESAPGQGSCFRLGLETQQGPDEAPAPQLDGVRVRLSVAAPTLRNECSAWLRHWGAQIIEVGGNASSDLTLSDGAAALPGQAWVLLVPELVVNTPAGSRDGCLRMPCQPLLPGRLLQAVRSVLAPAVVAEHAPSGVHVARRVLVVDDEPLNLRVARELLALLGFEAVTAGDGQSGFDAFCAERFVAVLLDYRMPGEDGVSLAARMRRYEHSAGLAPSPIVAVTADSTESTASACLSAGMNSILLKPLTLATLHAQLTALGCAPRTPDGGLLVEESDSPDPLAHLAALLGSVDRARAIADGFVRSADSDRLALEGKLEAGDADGIRFLAHRIKGAARNAGFEQVGEAAADLENAARDHELVRCRALLPRLSHSLEHLRQRLGPLAQGA from the coding sequence ATGCGAGGAATCCGGATCCTGGCCGCGCGCGCGCTCGGCCTCTTAGCAGGCGTGTTGCTCGTCGTCACCCTGGCGCGAGCGGTGGAACCATCGGCAGCTGAACGCGCATGGTTGCTGCAGCATCCGGTGGTCAAGGTCGGCGTGTCGCGCCAGGCCTGGTCGCCGGTGGAGTCCATCGACGCCGAAGGTCGTTATGTCGGCGTGTCGGCCGACTACCTCGCGCGGCTCATGCAGGACACGGGTCTGCGCTACGAGATCCATGTCGAACCGGATTTCACGACCGTGCTCGCCAAGTTGAGAAAGGGCGAGCTGGATCTGGCGCCCTCGGCCGCGATGACGGCCAAACGCGAGCGTTTCCTGCATTTCACCTCGCCCTATCTGGCGTCGCGCCCGGTCCTGATCAGCCGCAAGGATCTCTCCGACATTGACGCCAACGCGTCGCTCGCCGGGCGCCGCATTGCGGTCGAACAGGGTTTCCCGATCGAGGATGCGCTGGGCCGGCTTTATCCCGCGGCCCAGCCGGTGCGCGTCATCGACACCCGCGCCGCCCTGCGGGCCCTGGCCGAAGGGCGGGTCGATGCCTATGTGGGCCTGCTCGCGCCGGCGGCCTGGGTGATCGAGCACGACATGCTGAGCAACCTGAGCGTGCGCGGTCCGGTCGAGCTCGACGACGGCCTGCGCTTCGCCGTGCGTGCGGACGCGCGTCCGCTCGCCGATCTGCTCAACCGGTCGATCGCCGGCATGCCGCAGGCGCAGCGCGACGAGATCCTGCGCCGCTGGACCCCGGTACCGGTGCAGCTCAACGAGGTGGCCGCGCCCCTGGCGCTCGGGGACGCGGCGCAGGCCTGGATCGCCACCCACCCCTCGGTGCGGGTGGGCTACATCGCCGACTACGCCCCGCTCGCCGAGCGCGCACCGGACGGCAGCATGCGCGGGCTTTTCCGCGACCAGCTGGACCTGCTCGCGCGGCGCCTGGGCCTGCGCGTGGGCAGCCTGCGTGCCTATTCGCTCGCCGGCCTGCAGACCGCCCTGCGCGAAGGCGAGATCGACGTGGCCTTCGGGCTTTCGGTCAGTCCCCAGCGCGAGCAGTACGCGCAGTTCGTCGGTCCGCTGCTGGTGACACCCACGGTGGCCATCAGCCGCGCCGACGGCGCCTTCTTCCACGACCCCGCGCAGTATGTCGGCCAGCGGCTCGCGATCAAGCGCGGCTATTTTCTCGAAGCGCGCCTGCAGCGCGCCTACCCGGGCATCCGCCTGCAGACCCACGAACGCCTCGAAGAGGTGCTCGCCGCTGTCGCGCACGGTGATGCCGACGCCGCCTTCACCGACCTCTCGGCGGCCGTGCCGGCGCTCTCGGGTGAATACGCCGGCGTGCTCAAGGTGGCCGGGACCTGGCTCGACGCGCCCAGCGAGGTGCACATCGCGGTACGCAAGGACTGGCCCGAGCTCGCCGACCTCTTCCGCCAGGCGCTCGACTCGCTCAGCCCCTCCGAGCAATACCACCTGCGCGAGCGCTGGCTGGTGCCGCGCTACAGCTTCGACCTGCCCTGGCGCAGGCTGATGCTGCTGGCCTTGCCGGTGCTCGGCGGGCTGCTGGTGGTCTTCGGCGCGGTGGTGTTGTGGAACCGCCGCCTGCGCGCCGAGATCGACCGCCGGCGTGCCCTCCAGGCCGAGCTGGTGGCCGCGCGCGACGCCGCCCTGGACGCCGCGGACCGGCTCACGCTCTTCCTCGGCGCGCTGTCGCACGAGATCCGCACGCCGATGAACGGCGTCACCGGCCTGGTCGACGCGCTCTCGCACAGCCCGCTCGACGACGAACAGCGCTACCAGCTCGGCGTGGTCGCGCGTTCGGCGCGCATGGCGCTGGAAATCCTCGGCGACTCGCTCGATCTCGCGCGTGCCGAGGCCGGCCGCCTGCAACTCGATCCGCGCCCTACCGACGTGCGCCTGCTCGCCGAGGACGTGGCGGCGATGCTGGCGCCGCTAGCGGCCGAGCGGCGCCTGAGCTTTCAACTGGCGGTCGCGCCCGAGCTGCCGCTGCTGATGCTAGACGGCCTGCGCCTGCGCCAGATCATGGCCAACCTGCTGACCAACGCCCTGCGCTACACCGAGCGCGGCTTCGTGCGCCTCGAGGTGCGCGGCGAAGCCTTGGGCGAGCGGCGCTGGCGCCTGCGGGTCGACGTGCGCGACAGCGGACCAGGCATCCCGGAGGCCGCGCAGCGCCAGCTCTTCCTGCCCTTCCAGACCATCGGCGCGCCCAGCCAGCGCGGCACCGGCCTGGGGCTCGCGATCTCGCGCGCGATGTGCGAGGCCATGGGCGGCACGCTGGAGCTGGAAAGCGCGCCCGGCCAGGGTTCCTGCTTCCGCCTCGGGCTGGAGACCCAGCAGGGGCCGGACGAGGCCCCGGCGCCGCAACTCGACGGCGTGCGCGTGCGGCTCTCGGTCGCGGCGCCTACGCTGCGCAACGAATGCAGCGCCTGGCTGCGCCACTGGGGCGCGCAGATCATCGAGGTGGGCGGGAACGCGTCCTCGGACCTCACGCTCTCGGACGGCGCGGCCGCCCTGCCGGGGCAGGCCTGGGTCCTGCTGGTGCCGGAACTGGTGGTCAACACGCCTGCCGGCTCGCGCGACGGCTGCCTGCGCATGCCCTGCCAGCCGCTATTGCCCGGGCGCCTGCTGCAGGCCGTGCGCAGTGTGCTGGCGCCGGCGGTGGTGGCCGAACACGCCCCTTCGGGCGTCCATGTCGCGCGACGGGTGCTGGTGGTCGACGACGAGCCGCTCAACCTGCGGGTGGCCCGCGAGCTCCTGGCCCTGCTCGGTTTCGAGGCCGTCACGGCGGGCGATGGCCAGAGCGGTTTCGACGCCTTCTGCGCGGAGCGTTTCGTCGCGGTACTGCTGGACTACCGGATGCCGGGGGAGGATGGCGTCAGCCTGGCCGCACGCATGCGCCGCTACGAACACAGCGCGGGGTTGGCGCCCAGTCCGATCGTCGCAGTGACGGCAGACAGCACCGAAAGCACCGCCAGCGCCTGCCTCTCGGCCGGCATGAACAGCATCCTGCTCAAACCGCTCACCCTGGCCACCCTGCATGCCCAGCTCACGGCCCTGGGCTGCGCGCCGCGCACGCCTGATGGCGGGCTGCTGGTGGAGGAGTCGGACTCGCCCGATCCGCTGGCGCATCTGGCTGCCCTGCTGGGTTCGGTCGATCGCGCGCGGGCCATCGCGGATGGTTTCGTGCGCTCGGCCGACAGCGACCGGCTGGCGCTGGAGGGCAAGCTGGAGGCGGGCGATGCGGACGGGATCCGCTTTCTCGCGCATCGCATCAAGGGCGCGGCCCGCAACGCGGGCTTCGAGCAGGTGGGCGAGGCGGCGGCCGATCTGGAGAACGCGGCGCGCGACCATGAGCTGGTGCGGTGTCGTGCGCTGCTGCCGCGGCTCTCGCACAGCCTCGAACATCTGCGTCAGCGACTCGGGCCTCTGGCGCAGGGCGCCTGA
- a CDS encoding 1-acyl-sn-glycerol-3-phosphate acyltransferase, which yields MINHADPDPIAHARPQAWAGALLRLAGWHLDLPPPPAPKVVLVVYPHTSNWDFLWGILAKWSCGWPVRWIGKDSLFRSPVGRLLRAWGGIPVDRAAPEGFLQALLNEIEAAPTVLLAIAPEGTRRHVPCWKSGFLRLARAGKMPLGLAYIDYARRTVGIRTYLMPSDDDAADMARIAQAYEGVVARNPANAGAIRLRPPSA from the coding sequence TTGATAAACCACGCAGATCCCGATCCGATCGCCCACGCGCGCCCCCAGGCCTGGGCCGGTGCCTTGCTGCGCCTGGCCGGCTGGCACCTGGACCTGCCGCCGCCGCCGGCGCCCAAGGTGGTGCTGGTGGTCTATCCGCACACCTCGAACTGGGACTTCCTCTGGGGCATCCTCGCCAAGTGGAGTTGCGGCTGGCCGGTGCGCTGGATCGGCAAGGACAGCCTGTTCCGCAGCCCGGTCGGGCGACTGCTGCGCGCCTGGGGTGGCATCCCGGTCGACCGTGCGGCGCCGGAGGGTTTCCTCCAGGCCTTGCTGAACGAGATCGAGGCCGCTCCGACCGTGCTGCTGGCGATCGCCCCCGAAGGCACCCGCCGCCATGTGCCCTGCTGGAAGTCCGGCTTCCTGCGCCTGGCACGTGCGGGGAAGATGCCCTTGGGTCTGGCCTATATCGACTACGCGCGCCGCACCGTCGGCATCCGCACCTACCTCATGCCCTCGGATGACGATGCGGCCGACATGGCGCGCATCGCGCAGGCCTACGAAGGCGTCGTCGCCCGCAACCCCGCCAATGCGGGCGCGATCCGGCTGCGTCCGCCGTCCGCCTGA
- a CDS encoding NAD-dependent epimerase/dehydratase family protein, protein MVAQASILRTRRRILIVGSGDVARRALAGLAPRIADGRVRVFALVRRPEAAAELRAGGALPVRADLDAPRSLYRLAGLAPTLIHCAPPDDASGRDRRTRGLLAALARRTAPRRLVYISTSGVYGDCAGADVDETRPLQARTARARRRVDAETRLRHFARAHGSALAILRAPGIYAADRLPLARLERHDPVLVREEDVFTNHVHADDLARMALAACFRGRHRVYNASDDSALRMGDYYDQVADAFGLPRPPRLPRAALVERLSPLTLSFMAESRRLVNLRVKRELRFRFAYPTTADGLAAARQEHPRTSEPTPCFTCT, encoded by the coding sequence ATGGTAGCCCAAGCCAGCATCCTCAGAACGCGTCGCCGGATTCTCATCGTGGGCAGTGGCGACGTGGCGCGCCGCGCCCTCGCAGGCCTTGCGCCGCGCATCGCCGACGGACGTGTGCGGGTCTTCGCCCTGGTGCGGCGCCCGGAAGCCGCTGCCGAACTGCGCGCAGGCGGCGCCCTGCCAGTACGCGCAGACCTGGACGCACCACGCAGCCTCTACCGCCTGGCCGGCCTCGCCCCCACCCTGATCCACTGTGCACCGCCGGACGACGCCAGCGGCCGCGATCGCCGCACGCGCGGCCTGCTCGCCGCGCTGGCCCGTCGCACGGCGCCCCGCCGGCTGGTCTACATCAGCACCAGCGGCGTCTATGGCGACTGCGCCGGGGCGGACGTCGACGAAACCCGCCCGCTGCAGGCCCGGACCGCCCGCGCGCGACGCCGGGTCGACGCCGAGACACGACTGCGCCACTTCGCCCGCGCCCACGGCAGCGCGCTCGCCATCCTGCGCGCGCCGGGCATCTACGCCGCAGACCGCCTGCCGCTCGCGCGCCTCGAGCGCCACGATCCGGTCCTCGTCCGCGAGGAGGACGTCTTCACCAACCATGTCCACGCCGACGACCTCGCGCGCATGGCGCTCGCCGCCTGCTTCCGCGGCCGCCATCGCGTCTACAACGCGAGCGACGACTCGGCCCTGCGCATGGGCGACTACTACGACCAGGTCGCCGACGCCTTTGGCCTGCCACGCCCGCCCCGCCTGCCGCGCGCGGCGCTGGTCGAGCGCCTTTCGCCGCTGACGCTCTCCTTCATGGCCGAGTCGCGCCGCCTGGTGAACCTGCGCGTCAAGCGCGAGCTGCGCTTCCGCTTTGCCTACCCGACCACCGCGGACGGCCTCGCCGCCGCGCGACAAGAACACCCACGCACTTCGGAGCCCACACCATGCTTTACCTGTACCTGA
- a CDS encoding THUMP domain-containing protein, which produces MSNRYFSPCPRGLETLLVEELRALGASEPEQVPGGVAFAGDWPLCWKVNLESRLATRVLWRVAHGPYRNEDDVLALARQQPWERWFAVDNTLRIHVTAIRSPLKSLNYVTLRIKDGICDRFRETRGKRPSINTERPDVRVRAFLTAETCTLYVDTSGEALTRRGFKHAKVEAPLKENLAAGILLLTGWRPGQVLFDPMCGSGTLLLEAAMMAQDIPPGIGRDFGFERLASFQPGQWKRQRAMAEQRRRRGTTVQLFGGDIDPRQIAATQANLQAAGVAEAVQCDAGDFLDRAAPAPEGVLVCNPPYGVRLDEAEALAEWYPRLGDHLKQAFSGWNCHFLTADPQMAKKIGLKASRRTPLMNGDLECRLLEYRMISGSLRKPHQD; this is translated from the coding sequence ATGAGCAACCGATATTTCTCGCCCTGCCCCCGCGGCCTCGAAACCCTGCTCGTCGAGGAGCTGCGCGCCCTTGGCGCGAGCGAACCCGAGCAGGTTCCCGGCGGCGTGGCCTTCGCCGGCGACTGGCCCTTGTGCTGGAAGGTCAATCTGGAATCGCGCCTGGCCACACGGGTGCTCTGGCGTGTCGCCCACGGTCCCTACCGCAACGAGGACGACGTCCTCGCGCTCGCGCGCCAGCAGCCCTGGGAGCGCTGGTTCGCGGTCGACAACACCTTGCGGATCCACGTCACCGCGATCCGCTCGCCGCTCAAGAGCCTCAACTACGTCACCCTGCGGATCAAGGACGGCATCTGCGACCGCTTCCGCGAAACCCGCGGCAAGCGCCCCTCGATCAACACCGAGCGGCCCGACGTGCGGGTGCGCGCCTTCCTCACCGCCGAGACCTGCACGCTGTACGTCGACACCTCGGGTGAAGCACTGACGCGGCGCGGCTTCAAGCACGCGAAGGTCGAGGCGCCGCTCAAGGAGAACCTCGCCGCCGGCATCCTCCTGCTCACCGGCTGGAGGCCCGGCCAGGTGCTGTTCGACCCGATGTGCGGCAGCGGCACCCTGCTGCTGGAAGCCGCGATGATGGCGCAGGACATCCCGCCGGGCATCGGCCGCGACTTCGGCTTCGAACGCCTCGCGAGCTTTCAACCCGGCCAGTGGAAACGCCAGCGCGCGATGGCCGAACAGCGACGCCGCCGCGGCACGACGGTGCAGCTCTTCGGCGGCGACATCGACCCGCGCCAGATCGCGGCCACCCAGGCGAATCTGCAGGCCGCCGGCGTCGCCGAGGCCGTGCAGTGCGATGCGGGCGACTTCCTCGACCGCGCCGCGCCCGCACCTGAAGGCGTATTGGTCTGCAATCCGCCCTACGGGGTGCGCCTGGACGAGGCCGAAGCCCTGGCAGAGTGGTATCCGCGCCTGGGCGACCACCTCAAGCAGGCGTTCAGCGGCTGGAACTGCCACTTCCTCACCGCCGACCCGCAGATGGCCAAGAAGATCGGCCTCAAGGCCTCGCGCCGCACCCCGCTGATGAACGGCGACCTCGAATGCCGGCTGCTGGAATACCGCATGATTTCCGGATCGCTGCGCAAGCCGCACCAGGATTAG
- a CDS encoding PAS domain S-box protein, translated as MDLPSGHLLLTFGALGVAGVLALRLRALSARLTSTRATAERVLLLSDLASDWTWEQDAELRFTSLSGGAIERGRVPLEQVLGRTRWEIEGLLCEPERLAAHREDLEARRPFRDFEYGIRGADGRVRWFVTSGAPILQGERFLGYFGCARDDTRRQAAERELRESQHRLREVVDANPVAMLGIDRERRVFLWNTAAERLLGIPRDAMLKRGDYWRAFYPEPRPLIADRVLDAAGSPELESTDFSAEAYFPDINGRPRWLHGAAVLLRDSAGEVVGAVETVQDISRLRAREADLRAQHSNLAEAQQLAGLGSAHWTVGANDVDCSPQLLSLLERGGEDRDGSVRLASALGALTPPTRRALRERWRRLQREGSGSFELSCRTTQRNGRVRHLQVRGRLEAASEDTPATLRLTAADVSALESARLYATEARRTFELLFENNPLPLILSELETGVIVKVNRAWQETFGYTTEEVVGQAAGDLGLWENPGQRAMLVNALRHQDRVSRVELKQVRRDGRHLLCELSGCKLLMEGHVLFVGCLVDITDQRRIQRAADTLNSELEARVQAHTEELRAKHQALEQAMNTLVSAEKLAALGGLVAGVTHELASPLGNALTLASSLREQAQSFRTQVEGGGIRRTELTQFFDNLMETAALIERSAGRASELMLNFKQVAADQSGEKRRRFDLADVIHGAIATLRPRLSRVPHPLHIDVPRGVMMDSYPGPLEQVLTNFVNNALLHAFEGRAEGHMNLVVSVPREGWIQLVFEDDGKGMAPEVAAQASQPFFTTQAGRGGTGLGLYIIKSLASDPLGGQLRWESTPGAGCRFILDIPIVAPLPQERAA; from the coding sequence ATGGACCTGCCCTCCGGGCACCTGTTGCTCACCTTCGGCGCACTGGGCGTTGCGGGCGTGCTGGCCTTGCGCCTGCGCGCGCTGTCGGCACGCCTGACAAGCACGCGGGCGACGGCCGAGCGGGTACTCCTGCTGTCGGATCTCGCCTCCGACTGGACCTGGGAACAGGACGCCGAGCTGCGCTTCACCAGCCTCTCGGGCGGTGCGATCGAGCGCGGACGCGTGCCGCTGGAGCAGGTGCTGGGCCGCACCCGTTGGGAAATCGAAGGGCTCCTCTGCGAGCCGGAACGCCTGGCCGCCCATCGGGAAGACCTCGAAGCCCGCCGGCCTTTCCGCGACTTCGAGTACGGCATCCGCGGCGCGGACGGGCGTGTGCGCTGGTTCGTCACCAGTGGTGCCCCCATCCTGCAGGGCGAGCGTTTCCTCGGCTATTTCGGCTGTGCCCGCGATGACACACGGCGCCAGGCGGCCGAGCGCGAGCTGCGCGAAAGCCAGCATCGTCTGCGAGAGGTTGTCGACGCCAACCCGGTCGCCATGCTGGGTATCGATCGCGAGCGCCGCGTCTTCCTCTGGAACACGGCCGCGGAGCGCCTGCTTGGCATTCCACGCGATGCCATGCTCAAGCGCGGCGACTACTGGCGCGCCTTCTATCCCGAACCGCGCCCGCTGATTGCCGATCGGGTCCTCGACGCGGCCGGCTCGCCCGAGCTGGAGAGCACCGACTTCAGCGCCGAAGCCTACTTCCCCGACATCAACGGCCGCCCGCGCTGGCTCCATGGTGCCGCGGTGCTCCTGCGCGACAGCGCCGGCGAGGTGGTCGGCGCTGTCGAGACGGTGCAGGACATCAGCCGGCTGCGCGCGCGTGAAGCCGACCTGCGGGCCCAGCACAGCAACCTCGCGGAAGCCCAGCAACTCGCCGGCCTGGGTAGCGCGCACTGGACCGTGGGCGCGAACGACGTGGATTGCTCTCCGCAACTCCTCAGCCTGCTCGAACGCGGCGGCGAGGACCGCGACGGCAGCGTACGGCTCGCGTCCGCGCTCGGGGCCCTCACGCCGCCGACCCGACGCGCGCTGCGCGAGCGCTGGCGGCGCCTGCAACGCGAAGGCAGCGGCAGCTTCGAGCTGAGTTGCCGCACCACCCAACGCAACGGACGCGTCCGCCACCTGCAGGTGCGCGGCCGCCTCGAAGCGGCCAGCGAGGACACGCCCGCCACCCTGCGCCTGACCGCCGCCGACGTGAGCGCGCTCGAATCCGCGCGCCTCTATGCCACAGAGGCGCGCCGCACCTTCGAACTGCTGTTCGAGAACAACCCGCTGCCCCTGATCCTCTCCGAACTGGAAACCGGCGTGATCGTGAAGGTCAATCGCGCCTGGCAGGAGACGTTCGGCTACACCACCGAAGAGGTGGTGGGCCAGGCCGCCGGTGATCTGGGCCTGTGGGAGAACCCCGGCCAGCGCGCCATGCTGGTCAACGCGCTGCGCCACCAGGACCGCGTGAGCCGGGTAGAACTCAAGCAGGTCCGCCGCGACGGTCGTCACCTGCTGTGCGAGCTCTCCGGCTGCAAGCTGTTGATGGAAGGGCATGTGCTCTTCGTCGGCTGCCTGGTCGACATCACGGACCAGCGGCGGATCCAGCGCGCAGCAGACACGCTCAACAGCGAACTCGAGGCGCGCGTGCAGGCCCACACCGAGGAGCTGCGCGCCAAACACCAGGCTCTCGAACAGGCCATGAACACCCTGGTGAGCGCCGAGAAGCTCGCCGCCCTGGGCGGCCTGGTCGCCGGGGTGACACATGAGTTGGCGAGCCCCCTGGGCAATGCCCTCACACTTGCGAGCAGCCTGCGCGAGCAGGCCCAGAGTTTCCGCACGCAGGTCGAAGGCGGCGGCATCCGCCGCACCGAACTCACGCAGTTCTTCGACAACCTGATGGAGACCGCGGCCCTGATCGAGCGCAGCGCCGGCCGCGCCAGCGAGCTGATGCTCAACTTCAAGCAGGTGGCGGCCGACCAGAGCGGCGAGAAGCGCCGTCGCTTCGACCTCGCCGATGTCATCCACGGCGCGATCGCCACCCTGCGCCCCCGCCTGTCACGGGTGCCACATCCGCTGCATATCGACGTACCGCGCGGCGTGATGATGGACAGCTATCCCGGGCCGCTGGAGCAGGTGCTCACCAACTTCGTGAACAACGCGCTGCTGCACGCCTTCGAGGGGCGCGCCGAGGGCCACATGAACCTCGTGGTCAGCGTCCCGCGCGAGGGATGGATCCAGCTCGTCTTCGAAGACGACGGCAAGGGCATGGCGCCCGAGGTCGCGGCCCAAGCGAGCCAGCCCTTCTTCACCACGCAGGCCGGCCGCGGCGGCACGGGTCTCGGGCTCTACATCATCAAGTCGCTCGCCAGCGATCCCCTGGGCGGACAATTACGCTGGGAGAGCACGCCGGGCGCCGGCTGCCGCTTCATCCTCGACATACCCATCGTCGCCCCCCTGCCGCAGGAGCGCGCCGCTTGA
- a CDS encoding IS110 family transposase has protein sequence MQITTIGIDLAKSVFQVHGVDGQGKTVLRKQLKREQVAKFMANLPPCLVGMEACGGAHHWARKLKGFGHTVKLMSPQFVKPYVKSNKNDAADAEAICEAVARPNMRFVPIKSVEQQAVLSLHRVRQGFVAARTAQANQIRGLMAEFGMVLPKGICTLRSQLQGLIEHAGDELPEVFRCLMQRLYAQLVELDRHVGELEAQIKQWHHGCELSQRLEKIPGIGPLTATALVASIADARSFNNGRQLAAWLGLVPRQHSSGGKQTLLGISKRGDVYLRTLLIHGARAAILAAKRHAKSNPWLNSLLNRRNPNIAAVALANKNARTVWALLAHDREFRVNYTTGLATA, from the coding sequence ATGCAGATTACGACAATCGGGATCGACCTGGCCAAGAGCGTGTTCCAGGTGCACGGTGTGGATGGGCAGGGCAAGACTGTTTTACGCAAACAGCTCAAGCGCGAGCAGGTCGCCAAGTTCATGGCCAACTTACCGCCCTGCCTGGTTGGGATGGAGGCGTGTGGTGGCGCACACCACTGGGCGCGCAAGCTCAAGGGCTTCGGGCACACCGTCAAGCTGATGTCACCGCAATTCGTCAAGCCGTACGTGAAGAGCAACAAGAACGATGCGGCGGATGCCGAGGCGATCTGCGAAGCGGTTGCACGGCCTAACATGCGATTCGTGCCAATCAAGAGCGTTGAGCAGCAGGCTGTGTTGTCGTTGCACCGAGTGCGACAGGGCTTCGTTGCCGCGCGTACCGCACAGGCAAACCAGATTCGCGGATTGATGGCCGAGTTCGGCATGGTGCTTCCGAAGGGAATATGCACCTTGCGCAGTCAGTTGCAGGGACTCATCGAGCATGCCGGCGACGAACTACCCGAGGTGTTCCGGTGCCTGATGCAGCGCCTCTATGCGCAGTTGGTGGAACTGGACCGGCACGTGGGCGAACTCGAGGCGCAGATCAAGCAGTGGCACCACGGCTGTGAGCTCAGCCAGCGCCTAGAGAAGATTCCGGGGATCGGGCCACTGACTGCCACGGCGCTGGTGGCATCGATCGCCGATGCACGCAGCTTCAACAATGGCCGTCAGCTCGCCGCGTGGTTGGGCCTCGTTCCGCGCCAACACTCCAGCGGCGGCAAACAAACACTGCTGGGCATCAGCAAACGCGGAGACGTCTATCTGCGGACTTTGCTCATCCACGGCGCTCGCGCAGCCATTCTGGCCGCCAAGCGTCATGCGAAGTCCAACCCCTGGTTGAACAGCCTGCTCAACCGACGAAATCCGAACATCGCCGCCGTTGCCTTGGCGAACAAGAACGCAAGAACGGTCTGGGCTTTGCTCGCCCATGATCGGGAATTCCGAGTCAATTACACGACCGGGCTGGCAACGGCATAG
- a CDS encoding CopD family protein — protein MLYLYLKALHIFFVVSWFAGLFYLPRIFVNIAMVPAGNTAERERLVLMATKLKRFMLPLMIGTWVLGLAIIFSNGMVAARYYFAGGWLHAKLVLVFLLSGYDGYCGKLLRDFAQGRNTRSHVWFRVFNELPALALFLIVILVVVKPF, from the coding sequence ATGCTTTACCTGTACCTGAAGGCCCTGCACATCTTCTTCGTCGTGAGCTGGTTTGCCGGACTGTTCTACCTGCCGCGCATCTTCGTGAACATCGCGATGGTGCCGGCGGGAAACACGGCCGAACGCGAGCGCCTGGTCCTGATGGCGACCAAGCTCAAGCGCTTCATGCTGCCGCTCATGATCGGCACCTGGGTCCTGGGCCTGGCGATCATCTTCTCCAACGGCATGGTAGCCGCGCGCTACTACTTCGCCGGCGGCTGGCTGCACGCCAAGCTGGTACTGGTGTTCCTGCTCTCCGGCTACGATGGTTACTGCGGCAAGCTGCTGCGCGATTTCGCCCAGGGCCGCAACACCCGCAGCCATGTCTGGTTCCGCGTCTTCAACGAACTGCCTGCACTCGCGCTCTTCCTGATCGTGATCCTGGTGGTCGTCAAACCCTTCTGA
- a CDS encoding riboflavin synthase, whose protein sequence is MFSGIVAAIGQIRAVEPLGQGVRLRVDTGGWDLSDVIPGDSIACNGVCLTVVELGPQRLDFDVSAETLSVTVGLAEAGAINLEKALRLQDRLGGHLVTGHVDGVAEVQRFVQIDESHELVIRAPRELAGYIARKGSVTIDGVSLTVNKVEGQDFWINLIPHTVAVTTLKRLHAGARVNLEVDLIARYMERMLSWNGGQPA, encoded by the coding sequence ATGTTCTCGGGAATCGTTGCCGCCATCGGCCAAATCCGCGCGGTCGAGCCGCTGGGCCAGGGCGTGCGCCTGCGCGTGGATACCGGTGGCTGGGACCTCTCGGACGTGATCCCGGGCGATTCGATCGCCTGCAACGGCGTCTGCCTCACCGTGGTCGAACTCGGCCCGCAGCGCCTGGACTTCGACGTCTCGGCCGAAACGCTGAGCGTCACCGTGGGCCTCGCCGAAGCGGGCGCGATCAATCTGGAAAAGGCCCTGCGCCTGCAGGATCGGCTGGGCGGCCACCTGGTCACCGGCCATGTCGACGGCGTGGCCGAGGTCCAGCGCTTCGTGCAGATCGATGAGAGCCATGAGCTGGTGATCCGCGCCCCGCGCGAACTGGCCGGCTACATCGCGCGCAAGGGTTCGGTCACGATCGACGGCGTCAGCCTCACGGTGAACAAGGTCGAAGGCCAGGACTTCTGGATCAACCTGATCCCGCACACGGTCGCCGTCACCACGCTCAAGCGCCTGCATGCCGGCGCCAGGGTCAACCTGGAGGTCGACCTGATCGCGCGCTACATGGAGCGCATGCTGAGCTGGAACGGCGGGCAGCCGGCCTGA